A single region of the Triticum dicoccoides isolate Atlit2015 ecotype Zavitan chromosome 2B, WEW_v2.0, whole genome shotgun sequence genome encodes:
- the LOC119361760 gene encoding indole-2-monooxygenase-like — MADLVMLETPPTAWLLFLFPLFLLFVFYYWFTWKTGKRQQLAGRLPPSPSALPIIGHLHLLGSLPHVSLRSLARKHGPDVMLLRLGAVPTLVVSSSRAAEAVLRTHDHVFASRPHSMVTDILMYGSSNIGFAPYGQGWRQARKLLTNHMLSVRKVQSFRSAIMEEVSLVVAKIHEAAAVGGVVDMSELLKTFTYDMACRIVSGEFFLKEGQSKLFQDLTNDTSLLLGGFKVEEYFPTLSRVGLLKRTVRAKAERLRHRWAYLLDKVIDYHENKDKSVLDNQGSNFVDILLSVQLEYGLTREQMKALLTDVFFGLTDTSSNTLEFTMAELMRRPRLIGKLQDEVRSIEPQGQEIVNEADISSMTYLRAVLKESFRFHPVAPLLAPHLAMADCSIDGYMIPAGTHVFVNVWAIGRDSSSWEESEEFIPERFTEEGRDVHVNFVGSNFKLLPFGAGRRICPGINLGIMTVELMLANLMYHFNWELPIGVERKDIDMTEVFGLTVRLKEKLLLVPKSCM, encoded by the exons ATGGCAGATCTCGTCATGCTAGAGACGCCTCCGACGGCATGGCTTCTATTCCTCTtcccgcttttcctcttgtttgtgTTTTATTACTGGTTCACTTGGAAGACAGGAAAAAGGCAACAGCTTGCAGGCAGACTCCCGCCATCACCATCGGCGCTGCCCATCATCGGCCACCTGCACCTCCTCGGCTCGCTCCCGCACGTCTCGCTCCGCAGCCTCGCCAGGAAGCATGGCCCTGACGTGATGCTCCTCCGTCTTGGTGCCGTGCCGACGCTCGTCGTGTCGTCGTCGCGTGCCGCAGAGGCCGTGCTGCGCACGCACGACCATGTCTTCGCGTCACGGCCACACTCCATGGTCACCGACATCCTCATGTACGGCTCGTCCAACATCGGCTTTGCGCCATATGGCCAAGGCTGGCGGCAGGCAAGGAAGCTCCTCACCAACCACATGCTGAGCGTTAGAAAGGTGCAGTCTTTCCGCAGCGCCATCATGGAGGAG GTGAGCTTGGTGGTGGCCAAGATTCACGAGGCCGCCGCAGTCGGTGGTGTGGTGGACATGAGTGAGCTGCTCAAGACATTCACATATGACATGGCATGTCGCATCGTGTCCGGAGAATTCTTCCTAAAAGAAGGACAGAGCAAGTTGTTCCAAGACCTCACCAATGATACGTCACTGCTGCTAGGAGGGTTCAAGGTGGAGGAGTACTTCCCAACATTGTCTAGGGTAGGACTGCTTAAAAGGACAGTTCGTGCAAAGGCTGAGAGACTAAGGCATAGATGGGCCTATCTGCTGGACAAGGTGATCGATTATCATGAGAACAAGGACAAGTCAGTGTTAGATAACCAGGGTAGTAATTTCGTCGATATTCTCTTGTCTGTTCAGCTCGAGTATGGTCTCACAAGAGAGCAGATGAAAGCTCTCCTAACC GATGTATTTTTCGGTTTAACTGACACATCATCTAACACCCTCGAATTCACAATGGCTGAGCTCATGAGGAGGCCCCGCCTGATTGGGAAGCTACAAGACGAGGTAAGGAGTATCGAACCTCAGGGACAGGAAATTGTTAATGAAGCAGACATTAGCAGTATGACATACCTAAGAGCAGTCCTAAAGGAGTCATTCCGATTTCATCCTGTTGCACCTTTACTTGCTCCACACCTTGCCATGGCTGACTGCAGCATCGATGGGTACATGATTCCTGCTGGGACGCATGTCTTTGTCAATGTATGGGCCATTGGTAGAGACTCTAGCTCATGGGAGGAAAGTGAAGAATTCATACCTGAAAGATTTACAGAGGAAGGCCGTGATGTGCATGTCAACTTTGTAGGGAGTAATTTTAAACTCTTGCCGTTCGGGGCAGGACGCAGGATATGCCCTGGTATAAACCTTGGAATCATGACTGTTGAGCTTATGTTGGCAAACTTGATGTACCATTTCAACTGGGAACTGCCAATAGGGGTTGAGAGGAAAGACATTGATATGACAGAGGTGTTTGGACTAACTGTGCGCCTGAAGGAGAAATTACTGTTAGTTCCAAAATCATGCATGTAA
- the LOC119360226 gene encoding tyrosine N-monooxygenase-like has translation MGLEASSSPMPYSSSSEAVSCCTLLVKVRSMKDLSWSENPRVSSNTIVVACPQIASEVLRKNDEVFASRPTTFASGIFSFGYKGSIVSPHGDQWKKMRRVLTVEILASSMERKLHHLRKEEYDHLVRYINKTHCSDMACPGNIVNVRHVTQHFVGNMIRRLVFGKRYFSDLPASSTSGPGHDEVAHVAALFMALNHLYSFCMSDYFPALVGLDLDGHEKVSKDAMQTLNRLHDPIIEERIRERSSTLEKCGEQKEARDFLDVLVHLKDAEGQPLLSLQEIRAQTAEMMFAAVDNPSNAVEWALAEMMNLPEIMQKATEELDVVVGKDRLVQESDIPQLNYLKSCIREAFRLHPYHALNVPHVAMADTTIAGYTIPKDSHILLSRLGLGRNPKIWTEPLEFQPERHLNTANVLLTDPGLRFISFSSGRRGCPGISLGTSMTMMLFARMLQGFTWTKPPGVKSISLQERNAGLTLAEPLVLQATPRLAAHLYTIQLNRFSVRVLIYVSIKCIWN, from the exons ATGGGACTCGAGGCGTCgtcgtctcccatgccctactcttcctcatCAGAGGCCGTCAGTTGCTGCACGTTGCTGGTCAAAGTGAGGTCAATGAAGGATCTATCATGGTCGGAGAATC CAAGAGTGTCTTCAAACACAATTGTTGTAGCATGTCCACAGATAGCCTCTGAGGTACTAAGAAAAAATGATGAAGTTTTTGCCTCCCGTCCCACCACCTTCGCCTCAGGCATATTCAGCTTCGGGTACAAGGGCTCCATCGTCTCACCGCACGGAGACCAGTGGAAGAAGATGAGGCGCGTCCTCACTGTTGAGATCCTCGCCTCGTCCATGGAGCGAAAGCTCCACCACCTTCGGAAAGAGGAGTACGACCACCTTGTGAGGTACATTAATAAAACTCACTGCAGCGACATGGCATGTCCAGgcaacattgtcaacgtccgtcatGTAACCCAACACTTCGTTGGCAACATGATAAGAAGGCTTGTGTTTGGTAAAAGATACTTCAGTGACCTACCAGCTTCATCCACTAGTGGGCCTGGACATGATGAGGTGGCACATGTTGCCGCTCTCTTCATGGCTCTTAACCATCTCTACAGCTTCTGCATGTCCGACTACTTCCCAGCCCTCGTAGGCCTCGACCTGGATGGCCATGAAAAGGTTTCCAAGGATGCCATGCAAACACTCAACCGGTTGCATGATCCCATTATAGAGGAGCGGATCCGCGAAAGGTCATCCACTCTTGAGAAATGTGGTGAACAGAAAGAGGCAAGAGACTTTTTGGATGTCCTGGTTCATCTTAAAGATGCAGAGGGACAGCCATTGCTGTCCCTACAAGAAATTAGAGCACAAACAGCG GAAATGATGTTTGCAGCAGTCGATAACCCATCTAATGCGGTTGAGTGGGCACTCGCTGAGATGATGAACTTGCCggagatcatgcaaaaagcaaccgAGGAACTTGATGTTGTCGTTGGTAAAGATAGACTAGTGCAGGAGTCTGACATTCCTCAGCTAAACTATCTCAAATCGTGCATCCGGGAGGCCTTCCGCTTACACCCATACCATGCTCTTAACGTACCCCATGTCGCCATGGCGGACACAACTATTGCTGGATACACCATCCCCAAGGATAGCCACATACTTTTAAGCCGGCTTGGACTTGGCCGCAATCCCAAGATCTGGACTGAACCACTGGAGTTTCAGCCTGAGAGGCATTTGAACACTGCGAATGTACTTCTCACTGATCCAGGCCTACGTTTCATTTCATTTAGCAGTGGGAGGAGGGGTTGTCCTGGGATTTCACTTGGTACCTCTATGACAATGATGTTGTTCGCAAGGATGTTGCAGGGATTCACTTGGACAAAGCCTCCCGGCGTTAAGAGTATCAGTCTCCAAGAACGCAATGCGGGCCTTACACTAGCCGAACCCCTTGTTCTGCAAGCTACACCAAGATTGGCTGCACATCTCTATACGATCCAATTAAATAGATTTAGTGTGCGTGTTCTCATTTATGTTTCAATAAAATGTATCTGGAACTAG